From Ovis aries strain OAR_USU_Benz2616 breed Rambouillet chromosome 21, ARS-UI_Ramb_v3.0, whole genome shotgun sequence, a single genomic window includes:
- the PYGM gene encoding glycogen phosphorylase, muscle form: MSRPLTDQEKRKQISVRGLAGVENVTELKKNFNRHLHFTLVKDRNVATPRDYYFALAYTVRDHLVGRWIRTQQHYYEKDPKRIYYLSLEFYIGRTLQNTMVNLALENACDEATYQLGLDMEELEEIEEDAGLGNGGLGRLAACFLDSMATLGLAAYGYGIRYEFGIFNQKISGGWQMEEADDWLRYGNPWEKARPEFTLPVHFYGRVEHTSQGAKWVDTQVVLAMPYDTPVPGYRNNVVNTMRLWSAKAPNDFNLKDFNVGGYIQAVLDRNLAENISRVLYPNDNFFEGKELRLKQEYFVVAATLQDIIRRFKSSKFGCLDPVRTNFDAFPDKVAIQLNDTHPSLAIPELMRILVDQERLEWEKAWEVTVKTCAYTNHTVLPEALERWPVHLIETLLPRHLQIIYEINQRFLNRVAAAFPGDVDRLRRMSLVEEGAVKRINMAHLCIAGSHAVNGVARIHSEILKKTIFKDFYELEPHKFQNKTNGITPRRWLVMCNPGLAEVIAERIGEEYIADLDQLRKLLSYVDDESFIRDVAKVKQENKLKFSAYLEKEYKVHINPNSLFDIQVKRIHEYKRQLLNCLHVITLYNRIKKEPNKFFVPRTVMIGGKAAPGYHMAKMIIRLITAIGDVVNHDPVVGDRLRVIFLENYRVSLAEKVIPAADLSEQISTAGTEASGTGNMKFMLNGALTIGTMDGANVEMAEEAGEENFFIFGMRVEDVERLDQKGYNAQEYYDRIPELRHIIDQLSSGFFSPKQPDLFKDIVNMLMHHDRFKVFADYEEYVKCQERVSALYKNPREWTRMVIRNIATSGKFSSDRTIAQYAREIWGVEPTRQRMPAPDEKI; the protein is encoded by the exons ATGTCCCGGCCCCTGACAGAccaggagaagagaaagcagaTCAGCGTGCGTGGCCTGGCCGGTGTGGAGAATGTGACCGAGCTGAAGAAGAATTTCAACCGGCACCTACACTTCACCCTTGTGAAAGACCGCAATGTGGCCACCCCACGAGACTACTACTTCGCACTGGCCTACACGGTGCGCGACCACCTCGTGGGCCGCTGGATCCGCACGCAGCAGCACTACTATGAGAAGGACCCCAAG AGGATCTACTACCTGTCTCTGGAATTCTACATCGGCCGGACGCTGCAGAACACCATGGTGAACCTGGCGCTGGAGAATGCCTGTGACGAGGCCACCTATCAG CTGGGTCTGGACATGGAGGAGCTGGAGGAAATCGAGGAGGACGCAGGGCTGGGCAACGGGGGCCTGGGCCGGCTGGCGG CCTGCTTTCTGGACTCAATGGCAACACTGGGCCTGGCTGCCTATGGCTATGGGATCCGCTATGAGTTTGGGATTTTTAACCAGAAGATCTCTGGGGGTTGGCAG ATGGAGGAGGCTGATGACTGGCTTCGCTACGGCAACCCCTGGGAGAAGGCCCGCCCTGAGTTCACCCTGCCGGTGCACTTCTATGGCCGAGTGGAACACACCAGCCAGGGGGCCAAGTGGGTAGACACACAG GTGGTGTTGGCCATGCCTTATGACACACCCGTGCCGGGCTACCGCAACAACGTCGTGAATACCATGCGACTGTGGTCTGCAAAAGCCCCCAATGACTTCAACCTCAAGGACT TCAATGTCGGTGGCTACATCCAGGCTGTGCTGGACCGCAACCTAGCTGAGAACATCTCACGGGTCCTATACCCCAACGACAAC TTCTTTGAGGGGAAGGAACTGCGGCTGAAGCAGGAGTACTTCGTAGTGGCTGCCACGCTCCAGGACATCATCCGCCGCTTCAAGTCCTCCAAGTTTGGCTGCCTCGACCCTGTGCGCACCAACTTCGATGCCTTCCCAGATAAG gtggCCATCCAGCTCAATGACACCCACCCCTCCTTGGCCATCCCTGAGCTGATGAGGATTCTGGTGGACCAGGAGCGACTGGAGTGGGAAAAG GCATGGGAAGTGACTGTGAAGACTTGTGCCTACACCAACCACACGGTGCTGCCCGAGGCCCTGGAGCGCTGGCCTGTGCACCTCATAGAGACCCTGCTGCCGCGGCACCTCCAGATCATCTATGAGATCAACCAGCGCTTCCTTAAC CGGGTGGCAGCCGCGTTCCCAGGCGATGTAGACCGACTGCGGCGCATGTCGCTGGTGGAGGAGGGCGCGGTGAAGCGCATCAACATGGCACACCTGTGCATCGCCGGATCTCATGCTGTCAATGGCGTGGCTCGCATCCACTCGGAGATCCTCAAGAAGACCAT CTTCAAGGACTTCTACGAGCTGGAGCCTCATAAGTTCCAGAATAAGACCAATGGGATCACCCCTCGGCGCTGGTTGGTTATGTGTAACCCTGGGCTGGCAGAGGTCATTGCTGAG CGCATCGGAGAGGAATACATCGCAGACCTGGATCAGCTGCGCAAACTGCTGTCCTATGTGGATGACGAATCCTTTATCCGGGATGTGGCCAAAGTGAAGCAG GAAAACAAGTTAAAGTTCTCTGCGTACCTAGAGAAGGAATACAAAGTCCACATCAACCCCAACTCGCTCTTCGATATCCAGGTGAAGCGGATTCATGAATATAAACGCCAGCTCCTCAACTGCCTCCATGTCATCACGCTGTACAACC GTATCAAGAAGGAACCCAATAAGTTTTTTGTGCCTCGGACTGTGATGATTGGAGGGAAG GCTGCCCCTGGGTACCATATGGCCAAGATGATCATCAGACTCATCACAGCCATTGGGGATGTGGTCAACCACGACCCGGTGGTGGGAGACCGCCTCCGCGTGATCTTCCTGGAGAACTACCGAGTCTCGCTGGCCGAGAAAG TGATCCCGGCTGCTGACCTCTCTGAGCAGATCTCTACTGCGGGCACTGAAGCCTCAGGCACTGGCAACATGAAATTCATGCTCAACGGGGCTCTGACCATTGGCACCATGGACGGGGCCAACGTGGAGATGGCAGAAGAGGCTGGAGAGGAGAACTTCTTCATCTTCGGCATGAGGGTGGAGGATGTAGAAAGGCTTGACCAGAAAGG GTACAACGCCCAGGAGTATTATGACCGGATTCCTGAGCTTCGGCACATCATTGACCAGCTGAGCAGTGGCTTCTTCTCTCCCAAACAGCCTGACCTATTCAAGGACATTGTCAACATGCTCATGCACCATGACCG GTTTAAAGTCTTTGCAGATTATGAAGAGTACGTTAAATGCCAGGAGAGAGTCAGTGCCCTGTACAAG AACCCGAGAGAGTGGACGCGGATGGTGATCCGGAACATAGCTACCTCTGGCAAGTTCTCCAGTGACCGCACCATTGCCCAGTACGCCAGGGAGATCTGGGGCGTGGAGCCGACCCGCCAGCGCATGCCGGCCCCGGATGAGAAGATCTGA